The Dehalobacter sp. DCM sequence AAAAGTATTTATGAACGAGATACAATCCGAAATAAACAATCAAATAAATCGTCTCTATCAGAAACATGGACAATTATTTGAAACATTTGTTGATATAATAAGGAATTATGCTTGGAATGAAAAAATAAGTTATTGTGAACAAGCGAGGCTTATTATGGGTGAATCCCCAGAATCTGTATTTAAGAAAAATAATGCTTGAAATTTGAATTCTTGATAGTGGCCTATAACCCTAAACAATAATCTAAATAAATGAAATCATAGTCATATCTTAACAGTATTGACTATGATTTTTTGTTGTAGTAAAATAAAGGCATAGAACGTAATCAAAACTTATGGTCATAATGATAATCTGGAAAGAGGTAAATGTAATGAAAACTATAGGCTATGCCAGAGTTAGCACAAGACAACAAGCGAATAGCGGAAATAGTTTAGAGGAACAAGAAAAGGTTTTAAGAGAAAAAGGTTGTTCTGAAGTTTATAAAGAAAGCTATACTGGCACAAAAACGGATAGACCAGTATTTAATGAAATGCTAAGTATACTTGAGGCTGGTGATACACTCATGGTTACAAAGCTTGATAGATTTGCAAGGACGGCCACAGAAGGCGTTAATTTGATTAGAGAATTAATGGCTAAAGGTATTGGCGTTAATATATTGAATATGGGTATGGTAGAAGATTCACCGATCGGTAAAGTAACATTAACGGTGATGAGTGCATTTGCCGAATTTGAACGAGATATGATTGTGGAACGGACTCAGGCTGGTAAAGCAATTGCAAAGACAAAAGCAGGATTCAAAGAAGGTAGACCAAAGTCATTTACCGATACTCAAATAAATCACGCTTTGGATTTGCTTGAAAACTATTCATATACACAAGTGGCCGAAATGACAAAAATCAGTAAGGCTACTTTGACTAGGGAATTAAGAAAAAGGGAGGCGGAGTTAGTGTCAAATGTTGATAACCTGTATTTGATTAACAATTATTTACAGAGCAATTTGACTCGGGGAGAAAGCGTTGATGCAATTACAGCTGCCAAATGGTTAGATGAAGAAAAGCTA is a genomic window containing:
- a CDS encoding recombinase family protein codes for the protein MKTIGYARVSTRQQANSGNSLEEQEKVLREKGCSEVYKESYTGTKTDRPVFNEMLSILEAGDTLMVTKLDRFARTATEGVNLIRELMAKGIGVNILNMGMVEDSPIGKVTLTVMSAFAEFERDMIVERTQAGKAIAKTKAGFKEGRPKSFTDTQINHALDLLENYSYTQVAEMTKISKATLTRELRKREAELVSNVDNLYLINNYLQSNLTRGESVDAITAAKWLDEEKLLEDSVRTPGLPLRNLLRRGLIKGGRQEPNHRWFIDFVE